The following proteins come from a genomic window of Leopardus geoffroyi isolate Oge1 chromosome A3, O.geoffroyi_Oge1_pat1.0, whole genome shotgun sequence:
- the BPI gene encoding bactericidal permeability-increasing protein isoform X2, translated as MAREPDKALTRATLVVLATLGTAVIATTNPGVVARITQKGLDYACQQGVAVLQKELEKITIPTFSGSFKIKHLGKGHYSFHSMAIRGFQLPGSQIKLAPSEGLDLSIANANVKISGKWKARKNFIKTSGNFDLSVEGVSISAVLKLGLDPASGHCTVSCSRCNNHINSVRVHISGSSLGWLINLFHEKMESSLRNRMTSEICKVVTSSVSSKLQRYLETLPVTTRIDHVAGINYSLVAPPTATTDNLDGQLKGEFFRWAHPSPPPFAPPPLALPSDHDRMVYLGISDYFFNTAGFVYQQAGVLNLTVTDNTIPKESKFRLTTDVFGILIPQVAKMFPNMKVQLVFWASSPPHLTMHPEGLVLTPTLDAQAFAVLPNSSLAPLFVLRLSMNISVTVGATPDRLVGQLRLNRLLLELKHSDIGPFSVEVLQAVMNYVVPIAVIPKVNERLQEGFPLPMPNNVQLFNLVLQSHQNFLLFGADVRYG; from the exons ATGGCCAGGGAACCTGACAAGGCACTGACACGAGCGACCCTGGTGGTGCTGGCCACCCTGGGCACAGCTGTGATCGCGACCACGAACCCCGGCGTTGTGGCCAGGATCACCCAGAAAGGCCTGGACTACG CCTGCCAGCAAGGAGTGGCCGTGCTGCAGAAGGAGCTGGAGAAGATCACCATCCCCACCTTCTCAGGAAGCTTCAAGATCAAGCATCTTGGGAAAGGGCATTATAGCTTCCACAG CATGGCTATCCGTGGATTCCAGCTTCCCGGTTCCCAGATAAAACTAGCTCCCAGTGAGGGCCTCGATCTCTCCATCGCAAACGCCAATGTCAAGATTAGTGGAAAATGGAAGGCACGAAAGAACTTCAT CAAAACCAGCGGCAACTTTGACCTGAGCGTGGAGGGCGTCTCCATCTCGGCCGTTCTGAAGCTGGGCCTTGACCCCGCCTCCGGCCACTGCACCGTCTCCTGTTCCAGATGCAACAACCACATCAACAGTGTCCGTGTACACATCTCAGGCAGCAGCCTGGG GTGGCTGATCAACCTCTTCCACGAAAAAATGGAATCTTCGCTCCGAAACAGGATGACCAGCGAG ATCTGCAAGGTGGTGACCAGTTCCGTGTCCTCCAAGCTGCAACGGTATTTAGAGACGCTGCCAG TGACAACTCGAATAGATCATGTCGCTGGGATCAATTACTCACTGGTGGCACCTCCAACAGCCACGACTGACAACCTGGATGGGCAGCTGAAG GGGGAGTTTTTCAGGTGGGCCCACCCCAGtccccctccctttgcccctccgcCACTGGCCTTGCCCAGCGACCACGACCGCATGGTGTACCTGGGCATCTCCGACTACTTCTTCAACACAGCGGGATTCGTGTACCAACAGGCCGGGGTCCTGAACCTGACCGTCACGGACAACACG ATACCAAAGGAATCCAAATTCCGACTGACAACCGATGTTTTTGGAATCCTCATACCCCAG GTGGCCAAGATGTTCCCCAACATGAAGGTGCAGCTCGTCTTCTGGGCCTCCTCCCCGCCACACCTCACCATGCACCCCGAAGGCCTTGTCCTCACCCCTACCCTGGATGCCCAGGCCTTTGCTGTCCTCCCGAACTCCTCCTTGGCCCCCCTGTTCGTGCTTCGCCTG AGCATGAACATTTCTGTGACGGTCGGAGCCACGCCTGACAGGCTTGTGGGACAGCTCAGGTTGAACAG GCTGCTCCTAGAACTGAAGCACTCAGACATCGGCCCCTTCTCG GTCGAAGTGCTACAGGCTGTCATGAACTATGTTGTACCCATTGCTGTGATTCCCAAGGTTAACG AGCGGCTGCAAGAAGGCTTCCCTCTCCCGATGCCCAACAACGTCCAGCTCTTCAATCTGGTGCTTCAGTCTCACCAG AATTTCCTGCTCTTCGGTGCAGATGTTCGCTACGGCTGA
- the BPI gene encoding bactericidal permeability-increasing protein isoform X1, translating to MAREPDKALTRATLVVLATLGTAVIATTNPGVVARITQKGLDYACQQGVAVLQKELEKITIPTFSGSFKIKHLGKGHYSFHSMAIRGFQLPGSQIKLAPSEGLDLSIANANVKISGKWKARKNFIKTSGNFDLSVEGVSISAVLKLGLDPASGHCTVSCSRCNNHINSVRVHISGSSLGWLINLFHEKMESSLRNRMTSEICKVVTSSVSSKLQRYLETLPVTTRIDHVAGINYSLVAPPTATTDNLDGQLKGEFFRWAHPSPPPFAPPPLALPSDHDRMVYLGISDYFFNTAGFVYQQAGVLNLTVTDNTIPKESKFRLTTDVFGILIPQVAKMFPNMKVQLVFWASSPPHLTMHPEGLVLTPTLDAQAFAVLPNSSLAPLFVLRLSMNISVTVGATPDRLVGQLRLNRLLLELKHSDIGPFSVEVLQAVMNYVVPIAVIPKVNERLQEGFPLPMPNNVQLFNLVLQSHQPDPQQHLRLLRDAFFYSKAPSPDFPAASRGVSAGFFPGSFFPFLPLPSSLPLPPLLPFTFPPPPSSPPPPPALTLPAGVLQSSCPGLCPPPLLVFPAHLPQASSRLCATQ from the exons ATGGCCAGGGAACCTGACAAGGCACTGACACGAGCGACCCTGGTGGTGCTGGCCACCCTGGGCACAGCTGTGATCGCGACCACGAACCCCGGCGTTGTGGCCAGGATCACCCAGAAAGGCCTGGACTACG CCTGCCAGCAAGGAGTGGCCGTGCTGCAGAAGGAGCTGGAGAAGATCACCATCCCCACCTTCTCAGGAAGCTTCAAGATCAAGCATCTTGGGAAAGGGCATTATAGCTTCCACAG CATGGCTATCCGTGGATTCCAGCTTCCCGGTTCCCAGATAAAACTAGCTCCCAGTGAGGGCCTCGATCTCTCCATCGCAAACGCCAATGTCAAGATTAGTGGAAAATGGAAGGCACGAAAGAACTTCAT CAAAACCAGCGGCAACTTTGACCTGAGCGTGGAGGGCGTCTCCATCTCGGCCGTTCTGAAGCTGGGCCTTGACCCCGCCTCCGGCCACTGCACCGTCTCCTGTTCCAGATGCAACAACCACATCAACAGTGTCCGTGTACACATCTCAGGCAGCAGCCTGGG GTGGCTGATCAACCTCTTCCACGAAAAAATGGAATCTTCGCTCCGAAACAGGATGACCAGCGAG ATCTGCAAGGTGGTGACCAGTTCCGTGTCCTCCAAGCTGCAACGGTATTTAGAGACGCTGCCAG TGACAACTCGAATAGATCATGTCGCTGGGATCAATTACTCACTGGTGGCACCTCCAACAGCCACGACTGACAACCTGGATGGGCAGCTGAAG GGGGAGTTTTTCAGGTGGGCCCACCCCAGtccccctccctttgcccctccgcCACTGGCCTTGCCCAGCGACCACGACCGCATGGTGTACCTGGGCATCTCCGACTACTTCTTCAACACAGCGGGATTCGTGTACCAACAGGCCGGGGTCCTGAACCTGACCGTCACGGACAACACG ATACCAAAGGAATCCAAATTCCGACTGACAACCGATGTTTTTGGAATCCTCATACCCCAG GTGGCCAAGATGTTCCCCAACATGAAGGTGCAGCTCGTCTTCTGGGCCTCCTCCCCGCCACACCTCACCATGCACCCCGAAGGCCTTGTCCTCACCCCTACCCTGGATGCCCAGGCCTTTGCTGTCCTCCCGAACTCCTCCTTGGCCCCCCTGTTCGTGCTTCGCCTG AGCATGAACATTTCTGTGACGGTCGGAGCCACGCCTGACAGGCTTGTGGGACAGCTCAGGTTGAACAG GCTGCTCCTAGAACTGAAGCACTCAGACATCGGCCCCTTCTCG GTCGAAGTGCTACAGGCTGTCATGAACTATGTTGTACCCATTGCTGTGATTCCCAAGGTTAACG AGCGGCTGCAAGAAGGCTTCCCTCTCCCGATGCCCAACAACGTCCAGCTCTTCAATCTGGTGCTTCAGTCTCACCAG CCAGACCCACAACAGCATCTGAGACTACTTAGGGATGCTTTCTTCTACTCAAAGGCCCCCTCTCCCGATTTCCCAGCTGCCTCTCGCGGGGTCAGTGCCGGCTTCTTTCCtggctccttcttccctttccttccccttccttcctccctccccctccctccccttcttcccttcaccttccctccccctccctcttcccctcctccgccCCCTGCCCTCACCCTACCAGCAGGAGTTCTCCAGAGTTCctgcccaggcctctgccctcccccactgttGGTTTTCCCTGCCCACTTGCCTCAAGCCAGCAGCCGCCTTTGTGCCACCCAGTGA